Proteins encoded by one window of Haematobia irritans isolate KBUSLIRL chromosome 2, ASM5000362v1, whole genome shotgun sequence:
- the Lrch gene encoding leucine-rich-repeats and calponin homology domain protein isoform X1 produces MRMAATAAVYNRLHNTSVGVVGGNMGPGVGPASGGLHHQLARSLERILEEAHLSGELILTNRKLKDFPKTGTKYNLNDTVIADLSRNRFCELPEEITSFAFLETLLLYHNTIRSIPESVKHLTSLTYLDLRSNQLSSLPRELCFLPLQVLLVSNNRLTALPDELGRMDRLTDLDASYNQLTTLPARIGELRSLRSFSLRSNQLMYLPRELTCLTLVSLDVSNNRISSLPLEIRQMSTLVEINLENNPMTSPPASLCVRGLVHVFKYLETQATKDEKGSRAGGNYDGYTTLRRAPRNNASGTIADTHRIGRHHVDSGYSTCDGIDKRWSHDMPIKSKKDSPKVLTPTTPPMGKATLVTADLMDASLTSSTSTIVDESLSITAAVVKPIIVESHTASESSPIKSKDDSSLTSMQHVNYSTNNLSSSSNGSSPDLEDGMIDYHGQQQLTQHNLKIDDKFNKNLGNVQTYREYKEALKQQRSQEVYKIKEQKHHHDSNEQLQQQPASVGPNSQSPSNDDMEIRLNGNTQSVLVPKSIMKNSANNVNGLTNASATINGEDIVVIPKKPIQKVIPSRNTELMSAMKNDLSTTVSNTNGECIGYVKPSSPMKMVNGSSNVGNSAAVSGVSVGILTNNNKFTTSTMSGGVGGGVSTNNKLIATSKAHRTVTWNHDIPPEKLSFTMRREFDRQREEIELMSQLRNIIETRLKTTLPEDIASALTDGVILCHLANYVRPRSVASIHVPSPGVSKLTMARCRRNVDNFLEACRKIGVDEELLCSCEDVVPHFECDGDGVVEDVTDNSSTSGLRGNNNNNKHSDFELDPNIKRPQRSMLYKKLPNATAVLTTIGALIALDMNPHHQSITNKQQQHDFQIKLRQYQMKQHDDDQKRSNKDVWDEKRRCILLEEDGEDMQKPDKPKEEQTQFSATFTKKQMMREFEKPKFESCENNNANQYQRGKSGDGVHEYQEYNMYSNCKGTIIEDHIQQKDQQHQKGTTSIGNFYRHCKLKTFQKIKLNLITHHGNSGGYEDDIYGSTEMDTTTTLQTIVETDNDVISGGSGTGPNSGLYQIVDEKYNNELSLKVISSLNELSGSPKPSKYQLLELPSNETNTPICGKSTLTSGNSVSKRIEFFEHANIPNGGIIKPKSNIYSIYRVNDGNETEENLIAKNMLKEKESGSSIFMLRHDSHTLTIILSCVFIVTFLLLVFFPIPG; encoded by the exons ATCTATCGCGTAATCGTTTTTGTGAATTACCCGAGGAGATAACATCGTTTGCATTTTTGGAAACGCTATTATTGTACCACAACACCATACGTAGTATACCGGAGTCTGTGAAACATCTGACGTCGCTAACATACTTAGATTTACGTAGCAATCAGCTGTCTTCATTGCCACGGGAGTTGTGTTTCCTGCCATTACAAGTGCTTCTCGTCTCAAATAATCGCTTGACGGCCCTGCCTGATGAATTAGGTCGTATGGATCGTCTCACCGACCTGGATGCATCATACAATCAGCTGACAACATTGCCAGCTCGTATAGGAGAGTTGCGCTCATTGCGGTCATTCTCATTGCGAAGCAATCAATTGATGTATTTACCTCGTG AATTAACTTGTCTTACATTGGTTTCATTAGATGTGTCCAATAATCGCATTTCTAGTCTACCTCTTGAAATTCGCCAGATGTCAACTCTGgttgaaataaatttggaaaataatcctatGACTTCACCACCAGCTAGT CTTTGTGTTCGTGGCTTAGTGCatgttttcaaatatttggAAACTCAAGCAACCAAAGATGAGAAAGGCTCAAGGGCAGGTGGAAATTATGATGGCTATACCACTTTAAGAAGGGCTCCGCGTAATAATGCAAGTGGAACTATTGCCGACACACATCGAATTGGAAGGCATCATGTTGATTCCGGATATAGCACATGCGATGGCATTGATAAAAGATGGTCTCACGATATGCCGA TAAAATCCAAAAAAGATTCTCCAAAAGTCTTAACACCAACAACACCCCCTATGGGAAAGGCTACCTTGGTAACGGCAGATCTCATGGATGCATCTTTAACATCGAGCACCAGCACCATCGTTGACGAGTCGTTAAGTATTACAGCTGCTGTGGTTAAACCTATTATTGTGGAGAGTCATACGGCAAGTGAAAGTTCTCCGATTAAGAGCAAAGATGACAGCAGTCTGACAAGTATGCAACACGTCAACTACAGCACTAACAACCTCTCAAGTTCCAGTAATGGATCTTCCCCAGACCTTGAAGATGGCATGATAGATTATCATGGACAACAACAATTGACACAgcacaatttaaaaattgatgataaattcaataaaaatttaggcAATGTTCAAACTTATAG AGAATATaaggaagctttgaaacaacaACGTAGTCAGgaagtttacaaaattaaagAACAAAAGCATCATCACGATTCCAATGAACAACTACAACAGCAACCGGCAAGTGTGGGCCCAAACTCACAGTCGCCATCAAATGATGACATGGAAATCCGTCTAAACGGTAATACGCAAAGTGTTCTCGTGCCAAAATCTATAATGAAAAATAGTGCCAACAATGTAAATGGATTAACCAATGCCTCTGCCACCATAAATGGTGAAGATATCGTAGTAATACCAAAGAAACCAATACAAAAAGTTATACCCTCTAGAAATACCGAATTAATGTCGGCGATGAAAAATGATTTGTCGACGACAGTGTCAAATACAAATGGCGAATGTATTGGCTATGTGAAGCCAAGTAGTCCTATGAAGATGGTTAATGGAAGTTCGAATGTTGGCAACAGTGCTGCCGTATCCGGGGTAAGTGTTGGAATATTaacgaataataacaaatttaCAACATCGACTATGAGCGGTGGAGTAGGAGGAGGCGTTAGCACCAACAATAAGTTGATTGCAACGAGTAAAGCCCATCG TACTGTTACTTGGAATCATGATATACCGCCCGAAAAACTTAGTTTTACCATGCGACGCGAGTTTGATCGTCAGCGAGAAGAAATCGAATTAATGTCTCAGTTACGAAAT ATAATCGAGACTCGTTTGAAAACGACACTGCCTGAGGATATAGCTTCAGCCTTAACTGATGGTGTGATATTGTGTCATTTAGCAAATTATGTGCGACCCCGTTCGGTTGCCAGCATACACGTGCCATCTCCAGGAGTA TCCAAACTAACCATGGCGCGATGCCGTCGCAATGTGGATAACTTTTTGGAAGCCTGTCGTAAAATAGGCGTGGATGAG GAGTTGCTTTGCTCCTGTGAGGATGTCGTACCCCATTTTGAATGCGACGGTGATGGTGTTGTCGAGGACGTAACTGACAACAGTTCTACATCTGGTCTTCggggaaataataataataataagcatAGTGACTTTGAGCTAGATCCAAATATTAAACGACCACAGCGATCCATGTTGTATAAAAAGTTGCCAAATGCCACTGCCGTATTAACAACTATTGGGGCCCTGATCGCTTTGGATATGAATCCTCATCATCAGAGTATAACAAATAAGCAACAGCAACatgattttcaaataaaattacgtCAATACCAAATGAAACAACACGACGACGACCAAAAACGTAGCAACAAAGATGTCTGGGATGAAAAACGTCGTTGCATTTTGCTAGAAGAAGATGGAGAAGATATGCAAAAACCAGACAAACCAAAGGAAGagcaaacacaattttctgcaaCCTTCACCAAAAAACAGATGATGAGGGAATTTGAAAAACCTAAGTTTGAAAGTTGTGAGAATAATAATGCAAACCAATACCAAAGGGGAAAAAGTGGTGATGGCGTTCACGAGTACCAAGAATATAATATGTATTCTAATTGTAAAGGCACTATAATTGAAGATCACATTCAGCAGAAAGATCAACAACATCAAAAGGGAACAACATCTATTGGTAATTTCTATCgtcattgcaaattaaaaacattccaaaaaatcaaactCAATTTGATAACTCATCATGGCAATAGTGGTGGATATGAGGATGACATTTATGGATCCACCGAAATGGATACAACCACAACGTTACAAACTATTGTCGAAACAGATAATGATGTTATATCAGGCGGAAGTGGCACCGGTCCTAATTCGGGTCTCTATCAGATTGTCGATGAGAAATACAACAATGAATTATCACTCAAAGTCATTAGTTCCTTAAATGAATTGTCGGGATCCCCTAAACCCAGTAAATATCAGTTGCTGGAATTGCCCTCGAATGAGACTAATACACCGATTTgtggaaaatccaccctaacATCTGGCAATTCTGTCTCAAAACGTATTGAGTTTTTCGAACATGCCAATATACCCAATGGTGGTATCATTAAGCCAAAGTCGAATATCTACAGTATTTATCGTGTGAACGATGGAAACGAGACTGAGGAAAATTTAATTGCCAAAAATATGCTGAAGGAGAAAGAATCGGGATCTTCAATATTCATGCTAAGACATGATTCACACACATTGACCATTATATTGTCATGTGTATTTATtgtaacatttttgctgttagTCTTTTTCCCAATACCGGGATAA
- the Lrch gene encoding leucine-rich-repeats and calponin homology domain protein isoform X3, which yields MRMAATAAVYNRLHNTSVGVVGGNMGPGVGPASGGLHHQLARSLERILEEAHLSGELILTNRKLKDFPKTGTKYNLNDTVIADLSRNRFCELPEEITSFAFLETLLLYHNTIRSIPESVKHLTSLTYLDLRSNQLSSLPRELCFLPLQVLLVSNNRLTALPDELGRMDRLTDLDASYNQLTTLPARIGELRSLRSFSLRSNQLMYLPRELTCLTLVSLDVSNNRISSLPLEIRQMSTLVEINLENNPMTSPPASLCVRGLVHVFKYLETQATKDEKGSRAGGNYDGYTTLRRAPRNNASGTIADTHRIGRHHVDSGYSTCDGIDKRWSHDMPIKSKKDSPKVLTPTTPPMGKATLVTADLMDASLTSSTSTIVDESLSITAAVVKPIIVESHTASESSPIKSKDDSSLTSMQHVNYSTNNLSSSSNGSSPDLEDGMIDYHGQQQLTQHNLKIDDKFNKNLGNVQTYREYKEALKQQRSQEVYKIKEQKHHHDSNEQLQQQPASVGPNSQSPSNDDMEIRLNGNTQSVLVPKSIMKNSANNVNGLTNASATINGEDIVVIPKKPIQKVIPSRNTELMSAMKNDLSTTVSNTNGECIGYVKPSSPMKMVNGSSNVGNSAAVSGVSVGILTNNNKFTTSTMSGGVGGGVSTNNKLIATSKAHRTVTWNHDIPPEKLSFTMRREFDRQREEIELMSQLRNIIETRLKTTLPEDIASALTDGVILCHLANYVRPRSVASIHVPSPGVSKLTMARCRRNVDNFLEACRKIGVDENLICCAADVLEGKGAVQVAITVSELFRVHSGNNQNSKSPTRTTRTALSPSPMV from the exons ATCTATCGCGTAATCGTTTTTGTGAATTACCCGAGGAGATAACATCGTTTGCATTTTTGGAAACGCTATTATTGTACCACAACACCATACGTAGTATACCGGAGTCTGTGAAACATCTGACGTCGCTAACATACTTAGATTTACGTAGCAATCAGCTGTCTTCATTGCCACGGGAGTTGTGTTTCCTGCCATTACAAGTGCTTCTCGTCTCAAATAATCGCTTGACGGCCCTGCCTGATGAATTAGGTCGTATGGATCGTCTCACCGACCTGGATGCATCATACAATCAGCTGACAACATTGCCAGCTCGTATAGGAGAGTTGCGCTCATTGCGGTCATTCTCATTGCGAAGCAATCAATTGATGTATTTACCTCGTG AATTAACTTGTCTTACATTGGTTTCATTAGATGTGTCCAATAATCGCATTTCTAGTCTACCTCTTGAAATTCGCCAGATGTCAACTCTGgttgaaataaatttggaaaataatcctatGACTTCACCACCAGCTAGT CTTTGTGTTCGTGGCTTAGTGCatgttttcaaatatttggAAACTCAAGCAACCAAAGATGAGAAAGGCTCAAGGGCAGGTGGAAATTATGATGGCTATACCACTTTAAGAAGGGCTCCGCGTAATAATGCAAGTGGAACTATTGCCGACACACATCGAATTGGAAGGCATCATGTTGATTCCGGATATAGCACATGCGATGGCATTGATAAAAGATGGTCTCACGATATGCCGA TAAAATCCAAAAAAGATTCTCCAAAAGTCTTAACACCAACAACACCCCCTATGGGAAAGGCTACCTTGGTAACGGCAGATCTCATGGATGCATCTTTAACATCGAGCACCAGCACCATCGTTGACGAGTCGTTAAGTATTACAGCTGCTGTGGTTAAACCTATTATTGTGGAGAGTCATACGGCAAGTGAAAGTTCTCCGATTAAGAGCAAAGATGACAGCAGTCTGACAAGTATGCAACACGTCAACTACAGCACTAACAACCTCTCAAGTTCCAGTAATGGATCTTCCCCAGACCTTGAAGATGGCATGATAGATTATCATGGACAACAACAATTGACACAgcacaatttaaaaattgatgataaattcaataaaaatttaggcAATGTTCAAACTTATAG AGAATATaaggaagctttgaaacaacaACGTAGTCAGgaagtttacaaaattaaagAACAAAAGCATCATCACGATTCCAATGAACAACTACAACAGCAACCGGCAAGTGTGGGCCCAAACTCACAGTCGCCATCAAATGATGACATGGAAATCCGTCTAAACGGTAATACGCAAAGTGTTCTCGTGCCAAAATCTATAATGAAAAATAGTGCCAACAATGTAAATGGATTAACCAATGCCTCTGCCACCATAAATGGTGAAGATATCGTAGTAATACCAAAGAAACCAATACAAAAAGTTATACCCTCTAGAAATACCGAATTAATGTCGGCGATGAAAAATGATTTGTCGACGACAGTGTCAAATACAAATGGCGAATGTATTGGCTATGTGAAGCCAAGTAGTCCTATGAAGATGGTTAATGGAAGTTCGAATGTTGGCAACAGTGCTGCCGTATCCGGGGTAAGTGTTGGAATATTaacgaataataacaaatttaCAACATCGACTATGAGCGGTGGAGTAGGAGGAGGCGTTAGCACCAACAATAAGTTGATTGCAACGAGTAAAGCCCATCG TACTGTTACTTGGAATCATGATATACCGCCCGAAAAACTTAGTTTTACCATGCGACGCGAGTTTGATCGTCAGCGAGAAGAAATCGAATTAATGTCTCAGTTACGAAAT ATAATCGAGACTCGTTTGAAAACGACACTGCCTGAGGATATAGCTTCAGCCTTAACTGATGGTGTGATATTGTGTCATTTAGCAAATTATGTGCGACCCCGTTCGGTTGCCAGCATACACGTGCCATCTCCAGGAGTA TCCAAACTAACCATGGCGCGATGCCGTCGCAATGTGGATAACTTTTTGGAAGCCTGTCGTAAAATAGGCGTGGATGAG AATCTCATTTGCTGCGCCGCTGATGTCCTTGAAGGAAAAGGTGCTGTACAAGTGGCCATAACAGTTAGTGAATTATTTCGTGTACACAGTGGAAACAACCAGAATTCCAAGTCCCCCACTCGTACTACACGCACTGCTCTAAGTCCGTCGCCAATGGTATAA
- the Lrch gene encoding leucine-rich-repeats and calponin homology domain protein isoform X2, with product METFHTQLPVPSNENYVGTLWRSDLSRNRFCELPEEITSFAFLETLLLYHNTIRSIPESVKHLTSLTYLDLRSNQLSSLPRELCFLPLQVLLVSNNRLTALPDELGRMDRLTDLDASYNQLTTLPARIGELRSLRSFSLRSNQLMYLPRELTCLTLVSLDVSNNRISSLPLEIRQMSTLVEINLENNPMTSPPASLCVRGLVHVFKYLETQATKDEKGSRAGGNYDGYTTLRRAPRNNASGTIADTHRIGRHHVDSGYSTCDGIDKRWSHDMPIKSKKDSPKVLTPTTPPMGKATLVTADLMDASLTSSTSTIVDESLSITAAVVKPIIVESHTASESSPIKSKDDSSLTSMQHVNYSTNNLSSSSNGSSPDLEDGMIDYHGQQQLTQHNLKIDDKFNKNLGNVQTYREYKEALKQQRSQEVYKIKEQKHHHDSNEQLQQQPASVGPNSQSPSNDDMEIRLNGNTQSVLVPKSIMKNSANNVNGLTNASATINGEDIVVIPKKPIQKVIPSRNTELMSAMKNDLSTTVSNTNGECIGYVKPSSPMKMVNGSSNVGNSAAVSGVSVGILTNNNKFTTSTMSGGVGGGVSTNNKLIATSKAHRTVTWNHDIPPEKLSFTMRREFDRQREEIELMSQLRNIIETRLKTTLPEDIASALTDGVILCHLANYVRPRSVASIHVPSPGVSKLTMARCRRNVDNFLEACRKIGVDEELLCSCEDVVPHFECDGDGVVEDVTDNSSTSGLRGNNNNNKHSDFELDPNIKRPQRSMLYKKLPNATAVLTTIGALIALDMNPHHQSITNKQQQHDFQIKLRQYQMKQHDDDQKRSNKDVWDEKRRCILLEEDGEDMQKPDKPKEEQTQFSATFTKKQMMREFEKPKFESCENNNANQYQRGKSGDGVHEYQEYNMYSNCKGTIIEDHIQQKDQQHQKGTTSIGNFYRHCKLKTFQKIKLNLITHHGNSGGYEDDIYGSTEMDTTTTLQTIVETDNDVISGGSGTGPNSGLYQIVDEKYNNELSLKVISSLNELSGSPKPSKYQLLELPSNETNTPICGKSTLTSGNSVSKRIEFFEHANIPNGGIIKPKSNIYSIYRVNDGNETEENLIAKNMLKEKESGSSIFMLRHDSHTLTIILSCVFIVTFLLLVFFPIPG from the exons ATCTATCGCGTAATCGTTTTTGTGAATTACCCGAGGAGATAACATCGTTTGCATTTTTGGAAACGCTATTATTGTACCACAACACCATACGTAGTATACCGGAGTCTGTGAAACATCTGACGTCGCTAACATACTTAGATTTACGTAGCAATCAGCTGTCTTCATTGCCACGGGAGTTGTGTTTCCTGCCATTACAAGTGCTTCTCGTCTCAAATAATCGCTTGACGGCCCTGCCTGATGAATTAGGTCGTATGGATCGTCTCACCGACCTGGATGCATCATACAATCAGCTGACAACATTGCCAGCTCGTATAGGAGAGTTGCGCTCATTGCGGTCATTCTCATTGCGAAGCAATCAATTGATGTATTTACCTCGTG AATTAACTTGTCTTACATTGGTTTCATTAGATGTGTCCAATAATCGCATTTCTAGTCTACCTCTTGAAATTCGCCAGATGTCAACTCTGgttgaaataaatttggaaaataatcctatGACTTCACCACCAGCTAGT CTTTGTGTTCGTGGCTTAGTGCatgttttcaaatatttggAAACTCAAGCAACCAAAGATGAGAAAGGCTCAAGGGCAGGTGGAAATTATGATGGCTATACCACTTTAAGAAGGGCTCCGCGTAATAATGCAAGTGGAACTATTGCCGACACACATCGAATTGGAAGGCATCATGTTGATTCCGGATATAGCACATGCGATGGCATTGATAAAAGATGGTCTCACGATATGCCGA TAAAATCCAAAAAAGATTCTCCAAAAGTCTTAACACCAACAACACCCCCTATGGGAAAGGCTACCTTGGTAACGGCAGATCTCATGGATGCATCTTTAACATCGAGCACCAGCACCATCGTTGACGAGTCGTTAAGTATTACAGCTGCTGTGGTTAAACCTATTATTGTGGAGAGTCATACGGCAAGTGAAAGTTCTCCGATTAAGAGCAAAGATGACAGCAGTCTGACAAGTATGCAACACGTCAACTACAGCACTAACAACCTCTCAAGTTCCAGTAATGGATCTTCCCCAGACCTTGAAGATGGCATGATAGATTATCATGGACAACAACAATTGACACAgcacaatttaaaaattgatgataaattcaataaaaatttaggcAATGTTCAAACTTATAG AGAATATaaggaagctttgaaacaacaACGTAGTCAGgaagtttacaaaattaaagAACAAAAGCATCATCACGATTCCAATGAACAACTACAACAGCAACCGGCAAGTGTGGGCCCAAACTCACAGTCGCCATCAAATGATGACATGGAAATCCGTCTAAACGGTAATACGCAAAGTGTTCTCGTGCCAAAATCTATAATGAAAAATAGTGCCAACAATGTAAATGGATTAACCAATGCCTCTGCCACCATAAATGGTGAAGATATCGTAGTAATACCAAAGAAACCAATACAAAAAGTTATACCCTCTAGAAATACCGAATTAATGTCGGCGATGAAAAATGATTTGTCGACGACAGTGTCAAATACAAATGGCGAATGTATTGGCTATGTGAAGCCAAGTAGTCCTATGAAGATGGTTAATGGAAGTTCGAATGTTGGCAACAGTGCTGCCGTATCCGGGGTAAGTGTTGGAATATTaacgaataataacaaatttaCAACATCGACTATGAGCGGTGGAGTAGGAGGAGGCGTTAGCACCAACAATAAGTTGATTGCAACGAGTAAAGCCCATCG TACTGTTACTTGGAATCATGATATACCGCCCGAAAAACTTAGTTTTACCATGCGACGCGAGTTTGATCGTCAGCGAGAAGAAATCGAATTAATGTCTCAGTTACGAAAT ATAATCGAGACTCGTTTGAAAACGACACTGCCTGAGGATATAGCTTCAGCCTTAACTGATGGTGTGATATTGTGTCATTTAGCAAATTATGTGCGACCCCGTTCGGTTGCCAGCATACACGTGCCATCTCCAGGAGTA TCCAAACTAACCATGGCGCGATGCCGTCGCAATGTGGATAACTTTTTGGAAGCCTGTCGTAAAATAGGCGTGGATGAG GAGTTGCTTTGCTCCTGTGAGGATGTCGTACCCCATTTTGAATGCGACGGTGATGGTGTTGTCGAGGACGTAACTGACAACAGTTCTACATCTGGTCTTCggggaaataataataataataagcatAGTGACTTTGAGCTAGATCCAAATATTAAACGACCACAGCGATCCATGTTGTATAAAAAGTTGCCAAATGCCACTGCCGTATTAACAACTATTGGGGCCCTGATCGCTTTGGATATGAATCCTCATCATCAGAGTATAACAAATAAGCAACAGCAACatgattttcaaataaaattacgtCAATACCAAATGAAACAACACGACGACGACCAAAAACGTAGCAACAAAGATGTCTGGGATGAAAAACGTCGTTGCATTTTGCTAGAAGAAGATGGAGAAGATATGCAAAAACCAGACAAACCAAAGGAAGagcaaacacaattttctgcaaCCTTCACCAAAAAACAGATGATGAGGGAATTTGAAAAACCTAAGTTTGAAAGTTGTGAGAATAATAATGCAAACCAATACCAAAGGGGAAAAAGTGGTGATGGCGTTCACGAGTACCAAGAATATAATATGTATTCTAATTGTAAAGGCACTATAATTGAAGATCACATTCAGCAGAAAGATCAACAACATCAAAAGGGAACAACATCTATTGGTAATTTCTATCgtcattgcaaattaaaaacattccaaaaaatcaaactCAATTTGATAACTCATCATGGCAATAGTGGTGGATATGAGGATGACATTTATGGATCCACCGAAATGGATACAACCACAACGTTACAAACTATTGTCGAAACAGATAATGATGTTATATCAGGCGGAAGTGGCACCGGTCCTAATTCGGGTCTCTATCAGATTGTCGATGAGAAATACAACAATGAATTATCACTCAAAGTCATTAGTTCCTTAAATGAATTGTCGGGATCCCCTAAACCCAGTAAATATCAGTTGCTGGAATTGCCCTCGAATGAGACTAATACACCGATTTgtggaaaatccaccctaacATCTGGCAATTCTGTCTCAAAACGTATTGAGTTTTTCGAACATGCCAATATACCCAATGGTGGTATCATTAAGCCAAAGTCGAATATCTACAGTATTTATCGTGTGAACGATGGAAACGAGACTGAGGAAAATTTAATTGCCAAAAATATGCTGAAGGAGAAAGAATCGGGATCTTCAATATTCATGCTAAGACATGATTCACACACATTGACCATTATATTGTCATGTGTATTTATtgtaacatttttgctgttagTCTTTTTCCCAATACCGGGATAA